A stretch of Lathyrus oleraceus cultivar Zhongwan6 chromosome 6, CAAS_Psat_ZW6_1.0, whole genome shotgun sequence DNA encodes these proteins:
- the LOC127093310 gene encoding protein ASPARTIC PROTEASE IN GUARD CELL 1, producing the protein MGHFLFNFILFIFLLSWTSPLAHSRNTPHNAKTTLLNVVSSIQKTYQVLNFNPNLKQQQKGSSVFSSSSSSHFSMQLHSRASIHQPSHADYKSLTLSRLDLDSVRVNSILTQLDPNFNPEKLSGPIISGTSQGSGEYFSRIGIGEPPSQAYVVLDTGSDISWVQCAPCADCYRQADPIFEPASSASYTPITCKANQCKWLDQSQCHNGNCLYEVSYGDGSYTVGDFVTETVTIGATSVRNIAIGCGHNNEGLFVGAAGLLGLGGGPLSFPAQLNSTSFSYCLVDRDSDLVSTLEFDSPFSRDAVTASLKRNPEMNTFYFVGLVGISVGGVLLPIPETSFMVDSTESGGVIVDSGTAVTRLQSDVYSVVRDAFVRGTRDLPAANDMSLFDTCYDLSSRSSVEVPTVAFHFGEGKVLVLPAKNYLVPVDSVGTFCFAFAPTTSSLSIIGNIQQQGTRVSFDLVNSVIGFSPNSC; encoded by the coding sequence ATGGGTCATTTTTTGTTCAACTTCATCCTCTTCATCTTTCTATTATCATGGACTTCTCCATTAGCACATTCTAGAAACACACCACACAATGCCAAAACAACATTGCTTAATGTTGTTTCTTCCATTCAAAAAACATATCAAGTTCTCAACTTTAACCCAAACCTTAAACAACAACAAAAGGGTTCTTCTGTTTTTTCTTCTTCTTCGTCGTCACATTTTTCTATGCAACTTCATTCAAGAGCTTCCATTCATCAACCTTCACATGCTGACTACAAATCTCTAACATTATCCAGACTCGACCTCGACTCAGTCCGAGTCAACTCCATACTCACTCAGCTAGATCCAAATTTCAACCCAGAGAAGCTTTCCGGACCCATTATCTCCGGAACGAGTCAAGGAAGCGGCGAGTATTTCTCCAGAATCGGAATCGGTGAGCCACCGAGTCAAGCTTACGTGGTACTCGACACAGGCAGTGACATAAGCTGGGTCCAATGCGCACCTTGCGCCGACTGCTACCGGCAAGCCGATCCTATTTTTGAGCCGGCTTCATCGGCTTCTTACACGCCGATCACTTGTAAAGCCAATCAATGCAAATGGCTCGACCAATCTCAGTGTCACAACGGTAACTGCCTCTATGAAGTTTCCTACGGCGACGGCTCATACACCGTCGGTGACTTCGTTACAGAGACGGTTACAATCGGAGCTACTTCCGTTCGGAATATAGCCATCGGCTGCGGTCATAATAACGAAGGCTTATTCGTCGGTGCAGCCGGTTTACTCGGCTTAGGTGGCGGCCCGCTTTCTTTTCCGGCTCAGCTCAATTCGACGTCGTTTTCATACTGTCTCGTCGATCGTGACTCCGACTTAGTCTCAACGCTAGAATTCGACTCTCCGTTTTCTCGTGACGCCGTCACCGCATCGTTAAAGCGTAATCCCGAGATGAACACGTTTTACTTTGTTGGACTCGTCGGAATAAGCGTCGGCGGGGTGTTACTTCCGATTCCGGAAACTAGTTTCATGGTGGATTCTACGGAGAGTGGAGGTGTCATTGTGGATTCCGGCACGGCGGTGACACGGTTGCAGAGCGATGTGTATAGTGTCGTACGTGACGCGTTTGTGAGGGGGACGAGGGATTTACCGGCAGCGAACGACATGTCGTTGTTTGATACTTGCTACGATTTGTCGTCGAGGTCAAGCGTGGAGGTTCCGACGGTGGCGTTTCATTTTGGGGAAGGGAAAGTGTTGGTGCTACCGGCGAAGAATTACCTGGTACCGGTTGATTCGGTGGGGACGTTTTGTTTTGCGTTTGCTCCAACGACGTCGTCTTTGTCGATTATTGGGAATATTCAGCAGCAAGGGACACGTGTGAGTTTTGACCTGGTGAACTCGGTAATTGGATTTTCACCCAACAGTTGTTAA